A portion of the Diceros bicornis minor isolate mBicDic1 chromosome 20, mDicBic1.mat.cur, whole genome shotgun sequence genome contains these proteins:
- the BABAM1 gene encoding BRISC and BRCA1-A complex member 1 isoform X2, with protein MAAPSSNSGAMEVVEPSSPTEDEEEEEEEQSSEPRPRTRSNPEGAEDRALGAQASVGSRSEGEGEAASADDGTSNPPGAGPKPWQVPLPAPEIQVRTPRVNCPEKVIICLDLSEEMSLPKLESFNGSKTNALNVSQKMIEMFVRTKHKIDKSHEFALVVVNDDIAWLSGLTSDPRELCSCLYDLETASCSTFNLEGLFSLIQQKTELPVTENVQTIPPPYVVRTILVYSRLPCQPQFSPTEPMKKMFQCPYFFFDIVYIHNGTDEKEEEMSWKDMFAFMGSLDTKGTSYKYEVALAGPALELHNCMAKLLAHPLQRPCQSHASYSLLEEDDDATEVEATV; from the exons ATGGCTGCTCCATCCAGCAACTCAGGAGCCATGGAGGTGGTGGAGCCCAGCAGCCCCACcgaggacgaggaggaggaggaagaggagcagtCCTCGGAGCCCAGGCCCCGCACGCGCTCCAACCCGGAGGGGGCCGAGGACCGGGCACTGGGGGCCCAGGCCAGCGTGGGCAGCCGCAGCGAGGGTGAGGGTGAGGCGGCCAGTGCTGATGACGGGACCTCCAACCCTCCAGGAGCTGGCCCCAAGCCCTGGCAGGTGCCTCTGCCGGCCCCTGAGATCCAGGTGCGGACGCCAAGGGTCAACTGTCCAGAGAAGGTG ATCATCTGTCTGGACCTGTCGGAGGAAATGTCCCTGCCAAAATTGGAGTCATTCAACGG CTCCAAAACCAACGCCCTCAACGTCTCCCAGAAGATGATCGAGATGTTTGTGCGGACAAAACACAAGATTGACAAAAGCCATGAATTTGCACTGGTGGTAGTGAATGACGATATTGCCTGG CTGTCTGGCCTGACCTCTGACCCCCGCGAGCTCTGCAGCTGCCTCTATGACTTGGAGACGGCCTCCTGCTCCACCTTCA ATCTGGAAGGTCTCTTCAGCCTCAT CCAGCAGAAGACGGAGCTGCCAGTCACGGAGAATGTGCAGACAATCCCGCCCCCGTACGTGGTCCGCACCATCCTTGTGTACAGCCGTCTGCCCTGCCAGCCCCAGTTCTCCCCGACGGAGCCCATGAAG AAAATGTTCCAGTGCCCGTATTTCTTCTTCGACATTGTTTATATCCACAACGGCACtgatgagaaggaggaggagatgagctgGAAG GACATGTTTGCCTTCATGGGCAGCCTGGATACCAAGGGTACCAGCTACAAGTATGAGGTGGCGCtggctgggccagccctggagcTACACAACTGCATGGCCAAGCTGTTGGCTCACCCGCTGCAGCGGCCCTGCCAGAGCCACGCCTCCTACAGCCTGCTGGAGGAGGACGACGACGCCACCGAGGTCGAGGCCACTGTCTGA
- the BABAM1 gene encoding BRISC and BRCA1-A complex member 1 isoform X1, producing the protein MAAPSSNSGAMEVVEPSSPTEDEEEEEEEQSSEPRPRTRSNPEGAEDRALGAQASVGSRSEGEGEAASADDGTSNPPGAGPKPWQVPLPAPEIQVRTPRVNCPEKVIICLDLSEEMSLPKLESFNGSKTNALNVSQKMIEMFVRTKHKIDKSHEFALVVVNDDIAWLSGLTSDPRELCSCLYDLETASCSTFNLEGLFSLIQQKTELPVTENVQTIPPPYVVRTILVYSRLPCQPQFSPTEPMKKMFQCPYFFFDIVYIHNGTDEKEEEMSWKVSGQGRCAGGRTCLPSWAAWIPRVPATSMRWRWLGQPWSYTTAWPSCWLTRCSGPARATPPTACWRRTTTPPRSRPLSEASLQGQPSHTMKPLA; encoded by the exons ATGGCTGCTCCATCCAGCAACTCAGGAGCCATGGAGGTGGTGGAGCCCAGCAGCCCCACcgaggacgaggaggaggaggaagaggagcagtCCTCGGAGCCCAGGCCCCGCACGCGCTCCAACCCGGAGGGGGCCGAGGACCGGGCACTGGGGGCCCAGGCCAGCGTGGGCAGCCGCAGCGAGGGTGAGGGTGAGGCGGCCAGTGCTGATGACGGGACCTCCAACCCTCCAGGAGCTGGCCCCAAGCCCTGGCAGGTGCCTCTGCCGGCCCCTGAGATCCAGGTGCGGACGCCAAGGGTCAACTGTCCAGAGAAGGTG ATCATCTGTCTGGACCTGTCGGAGGAAATGTCCCTGCCAAAATTGGAGTCATTCAACGG CTCCAAAACCAACGCCCTCAACGTCTCCCAGAAGATGATCGAGATGTTTGTGCGGACAAAACACAAGATTGACAAAAGCCATGAATTTGCACTGGTGGTAGTGAATGACGATATTGCCTGG CTGTCTGGCCTGACCTCTGACCCCCGCGAGCTCTGCAGCTGCCTCTATGACTTGGAGACGGCCTCCTGCTCCACCTTCA ATCTGGAAGGTCTCTTCAGCCTCAT CCAGCAGAAGACGGAGCTGCCAGTCACGGAGAATGTGCAGACAATCCCGCCCCCGTACGTGGTCCGCACCATCCTTGTGTACAGCCGTCTGCCCTGCCAGCCCCAGTTCTCCCCGACGGAGCCCATGAAG AAAATGTTCCAGTGCCCGTATTTCTTCTTCGACATTGTTTATATCCACAACGGCACtgatgagaaggaggaggagatgagctgGAAGGTGAGCGGCCAAGGCAGGTGTGCGGGTGGCAG GACATGTTTGCCTTCATGGGCAGCCTGGATACCAAGGGTACCAGCTACAAGTATGAGGTGGCGCtggctgggccagccctggagcTACACAACTGCATGGCCAAGCTGTTGGCTCACCCGCTGCAGCGGCCCTGCCAGAGCCACGCCTCCTACAGCCTGCTGGAGGAGGACGACGACGCCACCGAGGTCGAGGCCACTGTCTGAAGCATCCCTGCAGGGCCAACCTTCTCATACCATGAAGCCCTTGGCATAG
- the ANKLE1 gene encoding ankyrin repeat and LEM domain-containing protein 1, producing MGAAAGLARRLREALRQEEPRAVEELLRRGADPNLVLADGAAAMHLAAGARHRRGLHCLEALLRRGGDPNARSAEALTPLHVAAAWGCRRGLELLLSQGADPALRDQDGLRPLDLAKQQGHQDCVRVLRELETRTRTLARTWSETQEPEPDGPSPPGKGLHASPAGAPGVTLDSTALGRGNTRDIGPEAADTGGGLESAPGRWDCGTDASFVTALEASGAEDPAPNTAPGAGSLPQTGQALLPGVRPSWRVPRPLGTPQLAQQAALAGREAELSARLQALTLISPDASPAPTSLPEGPGAGRAPWEPLSGPPSFHFLTDDQLSLDSDVAAFWLTEDEASFTSGRDPVPSCRCPPVPAMSDWELLRGLQALGKSRGPITPFTRPYYLPRLEEAQAAPGPDFSGHSPELAKALHTGHIPDAQADEDELAQQFEQPDPTRRWREGVVKSSFTYLLLDPRKTQDLPARAFSLTPAECLRTFVHAIFYVGKGTRARPDVHLWEALGQRGRPGKQACPKVRQILDIWASGRGVVSLHCFQHVVAVEAYTREACLVDALGIQMLTNQKQGHCYGVVAGWPPARRRRLGVHLLHRALLVFLAEGERELRPQDIQARG from the exons ATGGGCGCGGCGGCCGGCCTGGCGCGGCGGCTGCGGGAGGCGCTGCGGCAGGAGGAGCCGCG GGCCGTGGAGGAGCTCCTGCGCCGCGGCGCCGACCCCAACTTGGTGCTCGCGGATGGCGCGGCGGCCATGCACCTGGCAGCCGGAGCCCGGCACCGGCGCGGTCTGCATTGTCTCGAGGCTCTGCTGCGCCGTGGCGGGGACCCCAATGCTCG CTCGGCCGAGGCGCTGACGCCGCTGCACGTGGCCGCCGCCTGGGGCTGTCGCCGCGGCCTGGAACTGCTGCTGAGCCAGGGAGCGGACCCCGCGCTGCGCGACCAG GACGGACTCCGGCCGCTGGACCTGGCCAAGCAGCAGGGGCACCAGGACTGCGTGCGCGTCCTGCGGGAGCTCGAGACCAGGACCAGGACCCTGGCCCGGACCTGGTCGGAGACCCAGGAGCCCGAGCCCGACG GCCCAAGCCCCCCGGGGAAAGGGCTGCACGCCAGCCCTGCTGGGGCTCCTGGTGTGACGCTGGACTCCACAGCACTGGGCAGAGGTAACACCAGAGACATCGGCCCTGAGGCCGCGGACACGGGTGGCGGCTTGGAGTCTGCTCCAGGGCGCTGGGACTGCGGCACAGATGCTTCCTTCGTCACCGCGCTCGAGGCCTCTGGAGCCGAAGACCCAGCCCCCAACACCGCCCCTGGGGCTGGGTCACTGCCCCAGACCGGGCAGGCGCTCCTGCCTGGTGTCCGACCCTCGTGGAGAGTACCAAGACCTCTGGGTACCCCACAGCTGGCACAGCAAGCCGCcctggcaggcagggaggcaGAACTGAGTGCCCGTCTGCAGGCCCTGACTCTGATCTCTCCGGATGCCTCCCCGGCCCCCACATCCCTCCCGGAAGGGCCCGGAGCCGGCAGGGCCCCTTGGGAACCACTGTCTGGACCCCCCAGCTTCCACTTCCTGACAGATGACCAGTTGTCCCTCGATAGTGATGTGGCCGCCTTCTGGCTGACGGAGGATGAGGCGAGCTTCACAAGTGGCAGGGACCCTGTCCCCTCTTGCCGGTGCCCACCAGTCCCCGCCATGTCTGACTGGGAGCTGCTGCGAGGGCTCCAAGCACTTGGCAAGAGCCGTGGCCCCATCACTCCCTTCACCCGGCCATACTACCTGCCACGGctggaagaggcccaggctgctcctg gCCCAGACTTTTCAGGGCACAGCCCAGAGCTGGCCAAGGCCCTGCACACAGGCCATATCCCGGATGCCCAGGCAGACGAGGATGAGCTTGCCCAGCAGTTTGAACAGCCGGATCCCACCAGAAGGTGGCGGGAGGGGGTCGTGAAGTCCAGCTTCACGTATTTGCTGCTGGATCCCAG AAAAACTCAGGACCTGCCAGCCCGAGCCTTCTCACTGACCCCAGCTGAATGCCTTAGGACTTTCGTCCATGCCATCTTCTATGTGGGCAAGGGGACACGGGCCCGGCCGGATGTCCACCTCTGGGAGGCCCTCGGCCAGCGTGGGCGCCCAGGAAAACAG GCCTGCCCTAAGGTGCGTCAGATCTTGGACATTTGGGCCAGTGGTCGTGGCGTTGTCTCCCTGCACTGCTTCCAGCATGTGGTGGCTGTGGAGGCTTACACTCGAGAGGCGTGTCTTGTGGATGCTCTAG GGATCCAGATGCTGACCAACCAGAAACAAGGACACTGTTATGGAGTGGTGGCTGGCTGGCCACCCGCCCGGCGCCGCCGCTTGGGGGTGCATCTGCTGCACCGCGCTCTCCTTGTCTTCTTGGCTGAGGGTGAACGAGAGCTACGGCCCCAGGACATCCAAGCCCGTGGCTGA